The genomic region atatgaCCAAATGCAAGATTATTTTGAGGTATATGAATTGAACACAATATATCAACATGCTTACAAAACGAATCATTCAACCACTACTGCACTTATTCAAATAACTGATTATTGCTTAGAGAATATCGATAATAATAAGCTAACTGGTTCTATATTTTTGATTTAAGCGCGGCTtttgatgttttagatcatgatattttattacaacAACTTAAACATTATGGATATCATACATCTGCTCTCAACTGGACTAAAAGTGTTCTTACTAATAGAGATTATAAATTTTATTTCAATGGCAGTTTTTCTGAAAAAGGTCAGATGGaatgtggtgttccacagggaagttgtttgggacctcttttgttttcaatttttttaaatgattttccaGGGGGGCTGCAACATGCAACTACAGTATATTTATGTTGATGCTACAGcagtatatgcagatgacattactgttttagcttcagcacatacggagagtgcattgaatgaaatattaaataaagagttaagaacagtcgagcagtggataatgtcacaccctgtcctgtctccccgtttggttctgCCTTGTGTCtccgttgattgctcccacctgcctctcatttcccAATCAATTTAGCTCCCGGCCCTCGTGTATTtggaccccttctgttctgtgtcttgtgtcagatcattgtttcattgtccagcgtgtctccAAATAAATTATTGTCAAACGTTCCTACCCGTTTGCCTGTCTTCCTCACCCtgttttggatcctcacctcttctccgctTCATTCGCTGGCAAGTGTGACAGATAACTGCTAACAAACTAGTGATTAatgcaggaaaaactaaatgcatggtaGTTGGCTCCAAACATACTTAACAGACGATGCCAAAGTTACATTTAACTCTGAGTAACAACGTAATGGAACAACTAGAAGAAGTAAAATTACTGGGAGTAATAGTTGATTGTAAGTTATCATGGACAAGCCAGATTAATTATGTTTTACAGAAAATGGGGAGAGGTATGGGCATAATTAAATTTAGCTGCAAATATATACCACAATACTTATTTAAATGCCTTGTTCAATCATTACAACTGCCTAGTACAATGGGAGTTAATTATGtcaataattatgataatataaAATTAGAATGGGCAGCATTAAGTGACAAAGACATATCGGGTTATAGTTATAATACAGATCAATACCTGAACAATATCTCTGTGGCTAAAGAGGCTATCCTGTGTGAAGATGTCAACTGTAAGATTCTTAAACACAAAAGCGATCTATGCTCTATGTATGAGGATATAGTGGACGCTTTGTATGAAAGTGGTAGACCTTTTCATGTCAAAGGTAAGAATAAGCAGAAACCTCATATCAGGCCTGGCTGGAAAGAACATGTTGCCATGTATCAGGATGAAGCACGGGCAGCTTTTAAATGTTGGGATATGGTTGGGAGACCTAGGCAGGGTGTGGAATTTGAACAGAAAAAACATGCAAATGCCAGATATAAGTATGCTGTTCGTTTTATATCAAAAAATGAGCAGATCATGAGGGCAGATTCAATGGCCAGGAAATTTATGAGTCATGATGTCAAAGGTTTTTGGAAAGATGTGAAAACAGTTAATAATTGCAAATCATCTCTACCAGGTGCTGTTGAAGGTGTTTCTGGGGAAGATAATATTGCAGCATTATGGAGACATCATTATTATGCATTGTTTAATTGTTTAAAAAGTGATcagcatgaggatggctctgtaaTTAATAATGAATCTATATGTGTAACGACCCATGAGGTGCATGATGCTATTCACAAACTAGCTGATAATAAGGCTTCTGGTCTGGATCACATTAGTGCAGAACATTTGAAATATGCTAGCCAAAGACTAGCTCCCCTTTTAGCTCTATGTTTTACAGGGTTCATGATTCATGGCATACTACCAGACTCAATGATGGCAATTCTGCTTGTTCCAGTCATTAAGAACAAATCTGGGAAGGTGACCAGTATGGATAATTATAGGCCGATTGCACTAGccagtgttttatctaaagttcttgaaagaatcatatttgatagagtcactgtgtacctcagttccttggataatcagtttggctttaagccaaaacatggtactgacatgtgtatatacgcacttaaagaaatggtcagttggtacagaaatagaaattcttctgtcgttatgtgttttattgatgcttctaaggcttttgatcgtgtaaaccacagaaaactttttattaagttaaagctacggggggtccctgggtttattgtgcgaatcctgtcttactggtatgctcatcagaagatacaggttaaatggggtgccagcatctctgcaccatttggcgttagtaatggggttaggcagggtggaattctgtctcctatcttatttaatctgtacgttgacgatctgtctgtgcagctcagagcctgtaacacaggatgtttgatgggtacaactttgatcaaccatctgatgtatgctgatgatctggtggtctttagtccaagtagtgctggtttacagcagctcctgaatatctgctctgaatatggtgtgcagtacgatattcagtataatgctgttaaaagtgctatcttgatatgtagaaccaagcaggataaaaagctaaactttcctgtgttcaaactgtctaatagtgatcttaatgtgtgtgagaaggtgaataccttggccactttataactgatcaaatgcgtgatgatgctgacatccacagacagtgctgtaagctgtatgcacaagctaacactatagctcgtaagtttggtttttgttcacctccagttaaggtggctttatttaaagcgtattgtactccgctctacacagcccatctgtggtcatcctacaatcaaagcagcatgaacaagctgcaagttgcatacaacgatgccttaaggatcatacttaaaatacccagagggggcagtgctatcgcgtcatacccgtgtcaaaacccgtgcacgcgcattgggtccacagcgcgcgtgtgaacgggactcgcgagcgaaaatatacatggcagcgcgcgtgtgaacgggactcgcgagcggaaatatacatggcgagaggtcatttgtgcactgagagggagcaaactgtgtctgtgagcgcacaaggatgtgcacaagtgacaaacctgcgtgcgcgcgttgtcaacgagaacacggcagaggaaaacgtgcgcgcgcggcagcctctgtgcgcgctcggcagcgtctctgcgcgctcggtttctgactcctgctcgctcggctgtaagggttttggcactctggaggcgtggcctgtggcagatcttctctgtcctctgattggttagtgtaccccgcactttaccctctacctatctatataaaaaagtctgctattcaagcaattgctggcatagctcagttgggagagtgggtgactctcgccctggaggatccgggttcgaggccgggcaaggaaaatgcagtagatgtcatgttaatttttcttagtttcaggtattttacagttgtgaccgttcaactgtcattaaacgtccgaatgtttgctgggcagtgttttaaaaagtgcacataagctagatggttttaaccatagaaaattacattttttgtgatactggaaaaatacatactgaaataaaactactgattgaaaactttatgactgtggttgtacaatatatgactcactaatacactgcaaactcccttagagtggggcttccagagagagagagagagagagagacagagagagaaaagttcttgcctcattaatgaattgtttatttttttcagtatttaattgacaaattatcctttcaaataattaattgatgagttacataattgtccatttagaattgttgaatggactgagtcaagtttggtgcactttatatatttcaaaacatgttttttttttattttaatgatgcatataaataatttaaatgttaatttaatgaaatatttctattttttcattacctcacccttgttttgacaaaaacgggaccttgctggataatatcatggagaaactatttgttcacagtacatggctccgtaaggatctgtgtaccaaaggaggagatactcagaaatctgtctgcagattgttacaacccagactggaagtggcgggctgtaataagaaaggagaccaaacagagcagcgggggttcaacaactgatttatttaacaaaagtaaggatttactaaagcaagttagtgaacagaaaatggccatctcaaggttttactcggatgtccctcagcagggtgcagcactgttgaaggtcatctgaatgaaagcttgatatgcagtttctttatgaaagtgtgtaaatatacagtgtggttgccgtacatatgttgaggttctcagacatcaggcttctttgcccaggccttcactagtgggctattttaaaagttggtaaggagaaaaaccacagcatatagctgattgtttacaaatgcaaggaggggaataacaatcaaaatgcttgtgttcttggaccagatgaatggagcgctccacatgcactcagagatgttatggcttctgtttctataactttacatgcagacatttgaggtttgccagaaaggaaagctggcctgtacactttgcagggcacaatgtcatcaatgaagaaacccctgtctaccaagatgaccatctctagttgtagcattttcatcgcaccagattcccaggttggtcgctgatagttccagcatacagtgctgagacaaaggtcactggcctatgtggcacaatccaaatgagcctcttcagagtgcagttgaacttgaggaaaatatatgactctggaagagaggggaatatggccattgacacctcagatcagtgcagtcaagaattactggtgtttgggtagtcctgaacgtgttgtgatgcccccaccgtctcattgggttttcattgtgtttttcttctgttgtaggcagctcgttaagcagccttggaggcacctgggctcagggtgtggtgctgcctacaaagcctactgtttttctgctttcactgggtctctcctgtgtggtggagagtcctcactggccattttctgttcactaacttgctttagtaaatccttacttttgttaaataaatcagttgttgaacccccactcctctgtttggtctcctttcttattacagcccaccacttccagtctgggttgtaacaatctgcagacagatttctgagtatctcctcctttggtacacagatcctcactgagccatgtactgtgaacaaatagtttctccatgatattatccagcaaggtcccgtttttgtcaaaacaagggtgaggtaatgaaaaaatagaaatatttcattaaattaacatttaaattatttatatgcatcattaaaaaaaaaacatgttttgaaatatataaagtgcaccaaacttgactcagtccattcaacaattctaaatggacaattatgtaactcatcaattaattatttgaaaggataatttgtcaattaaatactgaaaaaaataaacaattcattaatgaggcaagaacttttctctctctctctctctctctctctctctggaagccccactctaagggagtttgcagtgtattagtgagtcatatattgtacaaccacagtcataaagttttcaatcagtagttttatttcagtatgtatttttccagtatcacaaaaaatgtaattttctatggttaaaaccatctagcttatgtgcactttttaaaacactgcccagcaaacatttggacgtttaatgacagttgaacggtcacaactgtaaaatacctgaaattaagaaaaattaacatgacatctactgcattttccttgcccggcctcgaacccggatcctccggggcgagagtcacccactctcccaactgagctatgccagcaattgcttgaatagcagacttttttgtatagataggtagagggtaaagtgcggggtacactaaccaatcagaggacagagaagatctgccacaggccacgcctccagagtgccaaaacccttacagccgagcgagcaggagtcagaaaccgagcgcgcagagaggctgccgcgcgcgcacgttttcctctgccgtgtgctcgttgacaacgcgcgcacgcaggtttgtcacttgtgcacatccttgtgcgctcacagacacagtttgctccctctcagtgcacaaatgacctctcgccatgtatatttgcgctcgcgagtcccgttcacacgcgcgctgtggacccaatgcgcgtgcacgggttgtggcacgctttaaacgccatacagtgccagtcagatgtttgtaacagcaggtgtttgtacttttaaagctcttttaagaaaactcatattcacttttataggccgactggatagctctgccaacagtataattttagcaatcactgatcctactgtgagcagttgtcgctatttctccagtataaggaaatactggttgaagtgtttgtgtggttaaccttgtgtggaacagtttatagtaaagcttttaattacatttagatttttattcaattttatgctgttatctttttattctatttatctattttgtttcattgatctgttgttttatatgtattttatctggacctaagtgtctgtcaataaagattatctatctatctatctatcattagtGCTTTCTTGTGTAGAAGTGAAAATAATTTGCATAAGCTACAAGTAGCACAAAATAAACCTGCTCGTATTGTTTTAGGCTGCCCTTGCAGAACAAATGTGGGAACTATGCATGAAAAACTTGCTTGGCTAAATGTGAAGAGTAGATTGAAGTATTTCTTGTTAACAATTGAGAGGAAAATTATAATTACAACAACACCAGGTTGAATACTGGATATCGATGAACTGATACGAAACAATGAACATGAGGTCTTCATtctgttgtattttattttcaatctttATTTGGTGTGATTAACCCCTTTCCCGGTATTggtttatatatataattttgttCTAGATATGTGATTTCATCTTGAGCTACTAGGATTATATGAATtagggattgtgtgtgtgtgagtgtgtgtgtgtgtgtgtgtgtgcgggtattATTTTATGTAAACAATTGTATGAAAATGTAcgagaccccaggaagactagcatctgcatttaggcagaagctaatgaggatTTTAATAAAACGAAACTAAACAAAACACTTTTTAGCGGCATAGAACCACCCTTTTTCAAATCCAAACAACCATCATTTGTTTTAACCTGAAACAACTCCATCAGCTTCCAGCAGGAGTACCAGAGGGTCTCTTACTGACCAACCGTGCTGGACTCAAAAGGGCCTCTGACCTTTGAAATCCCCAGAAGTTCTAATCACTCGTCAGATGTGTCGAGATGACTTTGCTTTCCAGCTGGATCTCCAGGAACCCTCTTCACTGGTATCGTAGACCTGCATACTGGCGTTGGATGGGTTAAGATTCAAACATCAGTAAATTCAGCCAGATTATTCTTGTAATCCCAGACTTCACATCTTTTCTATGACACCTGATTAGACTCTTGATAACGTCCAAGATCATGTTTCATTAGAGTTGGTTATTGTCCCAGTTGATACTACCTTCAACAGTCATTTGCATTCAGTTATTCTGTATAATCATTAGTCGTAGAaattagggctgtcgcgattgaggaattccccctgcggtgagtcagggcagctcaatattgcgatatgcaatattattgcaccccgtttttatttatgtacttagcaaatttgtttgttaattactaaactcatggcaatatttcctttgaaacattgtgcttacacatttaaaaaatgttagaaaaaaatacatggccatttttaagactttattgaatgcagatcaaagggcagtaacggcattctctgactgaacttaaaaacaacattcaggaggtttaactttaaaatgcaaatttggctgcaacatctaacagaaataaaaaaaagtgccctactatctcctcgTTCAGCGCGgattttacctctcagcatgcgctgtcgcgagatttagtcaagtgcggtaattgcggtggcacgtcatgcagcgcggtgggtttcttaatatcgcgatatattgttcttgcgattattgcgacagccctagtagaaatatagtaataaatgtttgtaaactatatttttgattctgtgtcaaattattggtAAATGTTGTTTCCCTGGCAAACCCAAATGACCTATTTCCAGAGTCAATCCGATATTAAAGGTTCAACAGGTTTTaacttgcaaatctgcaacgcctgcctccagagtgtCAAGACATGTTCAACAACACTGGCTGAACCAATCTGTAACTTTCCTTTTCCCGTAAGTTTAGGTAAGTTTTATTATACGTCAGGCTCAGCCTTACTGGAGTACCACGTGTATACATGAGGAAGCAAAACCAATGCTGGAAGCAAAAAGACGGAACAAGAAATGCTCCTGGCATGATCTGTTTCAACATTTGCCCTTTTTCCAAAATAACTGGCTGAAACCATTGAATAAATGCCGATTTCTAGACACTATCAAGAACTTGTGGGAAACAAGGTTTTGCAACAGCTTTCCCAGTTTGAAAAATTTCTAGAAGATCTCTGGTTACGTGCACATGACCAGGCAGATGTTGCCCAAATGTGACTTCTAACCAGCCTGGTTGTTATTTCTAATGAATAGACGAATGTGTGCTTGGAACTGGTGCAATGAGGAGAGTGAATACATAAAAAATGGAAATAGTGCTAACTTGCAGCTGTTCCGCTTTATAGATGTCTAATGCATGCATGCAGAAGAAAATCTCTATTTTAACATTTACTGCTGATCAGGTTTCCTTTTAATCTGAATCATGTTTGACTGCTGGAATATTTTATTCCCAAAATCATATCTTTTTAGTTCCATTTAGTTTGTTTCTAGATTGAATTTATCCTAAATATGTTTCTTATGAACAATGTTTCACCTTTTCATTTAGATATGAGTAACTTTTTCATGTCAATGACAAAACAGTCAGAAAAAGTGAAGGAAATTCAACAAAAATGAAATAAACTGTTCAGTTTCAAACAAATGGGAATTTTACTGAGAACAACATGAATATTAAAGGAGGGATGGAGGAGTGGTCTTATGCTGAGGGACAACACCCCCTCAGGAGAACTTCTTATATAAGCTTGATAAAACTAAATGCTGCAGACAACATGTACTTTTTTACTCTGGTTCTTGGGCTTTGGCTTCTTCCAAAAGGTAAGTCTTAAATTAGgttcaatttttttttcttttcttaattGACTTCACTGTAACACATTTTTAAgttaacaaacaaacaacattttTTGTTACTAGGCTTATAATCTACCTTTTTATTGTGATCTTTAGCAATAATGACTCAACATATATTTAATTCTTGTTTTTCTTACAATTGTAAAACAAATGTTGTCATTGTTTGTATCAGCTGACGCTCTGCAATGTTATGAGTGTTTACCAAACATTTATGGAAGCTGTACGGATACAACATCAGAATGTCCCTCGCAGGATTACCAATGTGCTGCTGCAAGAGTAACATCATTTATAGGTTTGTTATTGAGTCGTTTCTTGTTGTTGGTCTCCTGCTTGGTGCTGATtaactttaaaataatttttctttggttttaggtgattcaaagatctctgacttcacatttaaaaaatgtgccCAGGCTAAAGACTGTTTCAAAGGATCATTCAACTATGGAATTTCCCAAACCAGGATAAACTCCAGCTGCTGCACTGGGAACCTCTGCAACACCAAACCAGCCCCTTGTAAAGTTGATCTTTGTGGTTTTTAAAGCTGTGCAGAATGCTCTGCTGTATCTGAATGGTGAAGCCTGCAATTATTAGTTCaagtttttcaattcaattcaagtttatttatatagcgctaaatcacggcaagagtcctctcaaggcacttcacacagttaacattccaatacaggtcagttcattaagccaatcagaaaaaagtttcctatataaggaacccagaaggTTGAATCGAGTCActaactagtgtcagtgactttatagcaatcctcataccaagcaagcatgtagcgacagtggagaggaaaactcccttttaacaggaagaaacctccagagaatcctggctcagtataagcagccatccaccacgactcactggggatccagaagacagagcacgcacgcacgcacgcacgcacacacacacacacacacacacacacacacacacacacccacacacacacacacacacacacacacacacacacacatacacacacacacacacaacatatataccaagtaatgtttctatggttacattgtgatttcttagtaaatattctatttggtgagagataaactttattgtatttatcttagTGAACCTATAATtaaagggtaaactagtagtagcacattcaatgtcaaataaagtaaaatgttattatcaggagagggagaatgtttaagtagttagcagcagtgttcaagccgatggccccctccatgatggcaccacagctcagcagaacatcattgtagagtctggggagaaaaacacttagagaaacaaTAAAGTTAACATGCAAAGTTTAATGCAATTATAATATATGGatacacaaaacaaaaaaatgtataattttgtTGAGAAGTACCTAAACTTATCTACTTGTTCTGAATAAGGTTTAGTAACTAAAATGTTACCTATAAGGGAACAAATAAAGGCACATTTTCAGGTATTAGGCAGCTTTAATATTGTTTCCATTTATTTTCAATGCAATTATGTGAGAGTTGTGAAGGAGCATGGTTTCATATTATCTTAGTCAATGCTGAGCAGCTGATTGAACCACATTGGTCGTTTTAACTCCTTTTGCAAAACTCGTctaaaaggaaagaaaagaaatTGTTTCATTCTgccaaataaaaatgtttctctTGTTCAGATTCTGGCCTGGTTTCTAATGGCAGACAGTGTTTCACCTGCAAAGGAACTGACTGCACACAACCTTTGAACTGTGAGGGGAGTGAGGACCACTGCATCAAAGCTACAGGTAAGAGTCCTTCTTcctctgttctccacaccttcataccTGTT from Nothobranchius furzeri strain GRZ-AD chromosome 18, NfurGRZ-RIMD1, whole genome shotgun sequence harbors:
- the LOC129163673 gene encoding urokinase plasminogen activator surface receptor-like is translated as MNIKGGMEEWSYAEGQHPLRRTSYISLIKLNAADNMYFFTLVLGLWLLPKADALQCYECLPNIYGSCTDTTSECPSQDYQCAAARVTSFIGDSKISDFTFKKCAQAKDCFKGSFNYGISQTRINSSCCTGNLCNTKPAPYSGLVSNGRQCFTCKGTDCTQPLNCEGSEDHCIKATVTVGGVTTILKGCTSMQFCSGDAIAQTAHMTGVDVSCCQGNFCNSASGPIGGLLLLTVPLISFILFS